A window from Nitrospira sp. ND1 encodes these proteins:
- a CDS encoding MoaD/ThiS family protein, with product MVRVVLPAHLRTLARVTGEVSLDVASPVTQRAVLDALEARYPMLRGTIRDHVTHKRRPFIRFFACEQDLSHESADVPLPDTVASGTEPLLIVGAMAGG from the coding sequence ATGGTTCGTGTCGTATTACCCGCACATTTGCGGACGTTGGCGCGTGTGACGGGGGAAGTGTCGCTGGATGTGGCAAGTCCGGTAACGCAGCGGGCGGTGCTCGATGCGCTTGAGGCGCGGTACCCCATGTTGCGGGGAACCATTCGCGACCATGTCACGCACAAGCGGCGGCCGTTCATTCGGTTCTTTGCCTGCGAGCAGGATCTGTCGCACGAGTCGGCTGATGTCCCCCTCCCGGACACAGTGGCATCTGGGACCGAGCCGTTATTGATCGTAGGGGCGATGGCGGGCGGGTAA
- a CDS encoding VOC family protein — MQKIAPCLWFDDQAEEAAKFYVATFKKAKLGPITYYGEAGATVSGRPKGSVMTVAFEIDGQEFLALNGGPIFQFTEAVSLMVKCETQEEIDHMWEALSRGGEEGQCGWLKDKYGLSWQIVVPQWDEMLRDKDAARSERVMAAILSMTKPDLQRVQQAHEGR; from the coding sequence ATGCAAAAGATAGCGCCATGTTTGTGGTTCGACGATCAGGCCGAAGAGGCGGCGAAGTTTTATGTGGCGACGTTCAAAAAGGCGAAGCTCGGTCCCATCACCTACTATGGAGAGGCCGGTGCGACGGTCTCGGGAAGACCGAAGGGTTCGGTGATGACCGTGGCATTCGAAATCGATGGGCAGGAGTTTCTGGCCTTGAACGGCGGTCCCATCTTTCAATTTACTGAAGCGGTTTCGTTGATGGTGAAGTGCGAGACGCAAGAAGAGATCGATCACATGTGGGAGGCCCTGTCCCGAGGCGGAGAAGAGGGGCAATGCGGGTGGCTCAAAGACAAGTACGGCCTCTCGTGGCAGATCGTGGTGCCGCAGTGGGATGAGATGTTGCGGGATAAGGATGCCGCGAGGTCAGAGCGGGTCATGGCGGCGATTCTCAGTATGACCAAGCCGGATCTGCAGCGCGTTCAACAGGCCCATGAGGGCCGATGA
- a CDS encoding DoxX family protein, whose translation MGWHLIWGGRVISGLLACLLAMSAAMKLVGGREVIEGFARMGLPESLRVPLGVLELVCVLVYVFPATSVMGAILLTGYVGGTIVTHLRIGEPVVFQIALGLLVWLGLYLRESRLKSLLPLRT comes from the coding sequence ATGGGTTGGCACCTGATCTGGGGTGGACGGGTCATTTCTGGTCTGCTTGCTTGTCTGCTGGCGATGAGCGCAGCGATGAAGTTGGTCGGTGGCCGGGAGGTGATCGAAGGCTTTGCCCGGATGGGACTTCCCGAGTCTCTGCGCGTCCCTCTTGGGGTGCTGGAATTGGTCTGTGTCTTGGTCTATGTTTTTCCGGCCACATCCGTCATGGGCGCCATTCTCCTGACCGGCTATGTCGGCGGTACGATCGTGACCCATCTGCGAATCGGTGAGCCGGTGGTGTTTCAGATTGCGCTGGGTCTCTTGGTCTGGTTGGGACTGTACTTGCGCGAGTCTCGACTGAAATCGTTGCTCCCATTGAGAACCTAG
- a CDS encoding YciI family protein, whose translation MRFIVFVKATKNSEAGVMPSQELLAAMMKYNEELVQAGVMLGGEGLHPSSKGVRVKFSGSKRIVTDGPFVETNEIVAGYWLWQCKSKEEAIEWVKRCPSPMPGEESEIEIRPLFEADDFGAELTPELREREEQLRAQAAGKK comes from the coding sequence ATGCGATTTATTGTATTCGTCAAAGCTACCAAAAATTCAGAGGCGGGTGTGATGCCGAGCCAGGAGTTGCTGGCCGCCATGATGAAATATAACGAGGAGCTGGTACAGGCCGGAGTGATGCTTGGAGGGGAGGGGCTTCACCCGAGTTCGAAGGGCGTCCGCGTGAAGTTTTCGGGTAGCAAGCGAATTGTCACCGACGGACCGTTCGTTGAGACGAACGAGATCGTCGCCGGCTATTGGTTATGGCAATGCAAATCCAAAGAAGAGGCCATCGAGTGGGTCAAACGCTGTCCCAGTCCGATGCCAGGCGAAGAATCTGAAATCGAGATTCGTCCCTTGTTCGAGGCCGACGATTTTGGAGCCGAGTTGACTCCTGAGCTTAGAGAGCGGGAAGAGCAGCTACGGGCGCAAGCAGCCGGCAAGAAGTAG
- a CDS encoding DUF1579 domain-containing protein: MRYITVTLVALALVMTASFGEAKEKKHDKQMDPQAMMELWQKLAQPGEPHKAFAGLAGTWTTTTKEWMEPGKPPTEASGTADMKMLLGGRFLYQEFNSQMMGQPFSGIGIDAYDNVRKKYVTAWMDTMGTGIFIMEGTASADGKTITLKGSHPEPGGGQMHHRAVWKLVDSNTQTFEMYGNHGHGKEAKMMEITYTRKP; this comes from the coding sequence ATGCGATACATCACGGTGACACTGGTTGCGCTTGCGTTGGTCATGACAGCCTCGTTTGGTGAGGCCAAAGAAAAGAAGCATGACAAACAAATGGACCCGCAGGCGATGATGGAACTCTGGCAGAAGCTGGCCCAACCCGGTGAGCCGCACAAGGCGTTTGCCGGCTTAGCCGGCACCTGGACGACGACGACGAAGGAATGGATGGAACCCGGGAAACCTCCTACGGAAGCGAGTGGGACGGCTGACATGAAGATGCTCTTGGGCGGACGTTTTCTCTATCAGGAGTTCAACAGCCAGATGATGGGGCAGCCGTTTTCCGGAATCGGGATCGATGCCTATGACAACGTGCGCAAAAAATATGTGACCGCCTGGATGGACACCATGGGGACCGGCATCTTCATCATGGAAGGAACGGCGAGTGCAGACGGGAAGACGATCACGCTGAAGGGGTCGCATCCCGAACCGGGCGGCGGGCAGATGCACCATCGCGCAGTTTGGAAGTTAGTGGACAGCAATACGCAGACGTTCGAGATGTATGGAAACCACGGGCACGGCAAGGAAGCGAAGATGATGGAGATCACTTATACCAGGAAGCCGTAA
- a CDS encoding efflux RND transporter periplasmic adaptor subunit: MARRSRFSTVAPMIYGCLALALLSSCKQEVGSSQAPPVPEVGIVVATAQDVPDEPEFIGQSESSRPVEIRSQVTGILKEWFFKEGRDVKKGDRLYQIDPVPFHAAMLSAKAKVAQAEARLVQAKQNLARVKPLLAEQAVSTKDVDDAVAEEMAAKANLEGAKAELVKAKFDLDNTLIVAPISGMIERTRVYEGRLVSAQTDLLTIIQQVDPMYVIVSAPESFLLKRQRDSTAKRIQHPGVYQLRGVLTFADGTTYGQEGVLDLLDVGLKTDTGSRQARVVFPNHDRVLLPGQFVRVRFKGTVKTGAILVPQRAVQQGAKGSIVFVVGNEDKVEMREVQATSWQGNQWIVEQGLHVGDRIIVEGLHKIAPGAPVKPVPLPAPAATTVPTAAKPQPERAS; encoded by the coding sequence ATGGCCAGGCGATCACGATTTTCAACTGTAGCCCCGATGATATACGGGTGCCTGGCGTTGGCGCTGCTCTCAAGCTGTAAGCAGGAAGTCGGTTCTTCCCAGGCCCCTCCGGTTCCAGAGGTCGGCATTGTCGTGGCGACGGCGCAGGACGTGCCCGATGAGCCGGAGTTCATCGGACAGTCGGAGTCATCGCGGCCGGTAGAAATCAGATCGCAGGTGACAGGGATTCTCAAAGAATGGTTCTTTAAGGAAGGCCGTGACGTCAAGAAAGGCGACCGCCTCTATCAGATCGACCCGGTGCCCTTTCATGCCGCAATGTTGAGCGCGAAGGCGAAAGTCGCTCAGGCAGAGGCGCGACTGGTGCAGGCCAAGCAGAATCTAGCCCGGGTGAAGCCCTTGTTGGCCGAGCAGGCCGTGAGTACAAAAGATGTCGATGATGCGGTGGCCGAGGAGATGGCGGCGAAAGCGAACCTCGAAGGCGCCAAGGCGGAACTGGTCAAAGCCAAGTTCGATCTCGACAACACGCTGATCGTGGCGCCCATCAGCGGCATGATCGAGCGGACGCGTGTATATGAAGGACGACTTGTGTCGGCCCAGACCGATCTCCTGACGATCATTCAGCAGGTCGATCCCATGTATGTGATCGTCAGCGCACCGGAAAGTTTTTTATTGAAGCGGCAGCGCGACAGTACGGCCAAACGGATTCAGCACCCCGGCGTCTATCAATTGCGCGGCGTCCTGACCTTTGCAGACGGGACCACGTACGGGCAGGAGGGGGTGTTGGACCTCTTGGATGTCGGACTCAAAACCGATACGGGATCGCGGCAGGCCCGGGTAGTCTTTCCCAATCATGATCGCGTGCTGCTGCCCGGGCAGTTCGTGCGGGTTCGCTTCAAGGGGACGGTCAAGACCGGCGCGATTCTGGTGCCGCAGCGTGCTGTGCAGCAAGGCGCCAAGGGGTCCATCGTGTTTGTCGTCGGGAATGAGGACAAGGTTGAGATGCGGGAGGTTCAGGCGACCAGCTGGCAAGGCAACCAATGGATTGTCGAGCAAGGGTTGCATGTCGGGGACCGCATCATCGTGGAAGGTCTGCATAAGATTGCGCCCGGCGCGCCGGTGAAGCCTGTGCCGCTTCCTGCTCCTGCCGCGACGACCGTTCCGACTGCCGCCAAGCCGCAGCCGGAGCGCGCCTCGTGA
- a CDS encoding multidrug efflux RND transporter permease subunit: MISHFFIDRPIFASVLSIVIMVVGLVALKALPVAQFPEITPPVVQIEADYPGANAEIVADSVARPIEVQLPGIDNLLYYDSTSTNDGHMSIKLTFEIGTDVDIAQVQTQNRVKLAEPQLPPEVVRQGISINKVSPDLLAVVALSSIDPTHDTVYLSNYAILRVLDNVKRLRGVGNAVVFGSQNYSMRLILDPIRMAQLSLTPTDIANVVREQNRDFPAGTIGREPALKGTELTIPVITQGRLTEVKEFEELIVRAMPNGSMIHLKDVARVELGAQSYTLEGRWNGKPNVFLLTFLSPGANALETVKRVRAELAEVSKSFPTGVSYDIPYDTTRFIDVSIKEVVKTLAEAMVLVILVVYLFLQSWRATLIPGVAVPVSLVGTFAGMQALGFSINTLTLFGMVLAIGIVVDDAIVVVENCERHMTQGRLSAKNAAKRAMEEVTGPVIAIVLVLCAVFVPVGFLGGITGELYKQFAITISIAVIISGFVALTLSPALCALVLKPGEEQHHGIFGLFNRFFSWMQLRYISTVGLALTRRVLSVAVFAVLLIGVFMLFRVIPSSFLPEEDQGYFITIVQLPDGASKQRTDAVLSKIESYFLASPVIHSTDALSGQNFVFNTRGPNAATMFVPLKHWDERTAPQHHVKSIIGAAYGEFAKIPEALILAFNAPSIRGLGATGGFTLQLQDPSSGDFNKFSAAAQEFVGKARQNPAIGAIGTSFRVSAPRILATVNRERAKALGVPISEVFDTMQAYFGNFYINDFIKFGRVFRVQTEADAQYRSTPEDISKIYVRASGPQGTTMIPLDTVVSTEFTSGPDPVTHFNGYNTALVLGAAAPGFSSGQVLDALEQVAKEVLVPQGYGIDWSGISYQERMVGSQSLYAFAFGLLMVFLVLAAQYESWVVPFAVILAVPIGLFGALSAVWLKGMTNDIYFQIGLVTLIGLSAKNAILIVEFANKRFEEGHPLLEATIEAAKLRFRPIVMTSMAFILGVVPLVIATGAGAASRNSIGTGVFGGMLAATFLAIFFVPLFFVLIRSLSRRLKKPTPPAQDAPDDPEKERDYQHA, translated from the coding sequence GTGATCTCCCATTTTTTTATCGACCGTCCGATCTTTGCGTCGGTTCTGTCCATCGTGATCATGGTGGTCGGCCTGGTAGCGCTGAAGGCGCTGCCGGTCGCTCAATTTCCTGAAATCACCCCTCCCGTCGTCCAGATCGAGGCCGATTACCCGGGTGCCAACGCGGAGATCGTGGCCGACTCCGTGGCGCGTCCCATTGAGGTTCAGCTTCCGGGCATCGATAATCTGCTGTACTACGACTCCACCAGCACCAACGACGGGCACATGTCGATCAAGCTGACGTTTGAGATCGGCACTGACGTGGACATCGCCCAAGTGCAAACGCAGAATCGGGTGAAACTCGCGGAACCGCAGCTGCCGCCTGAGGTCGTGCGCCAGGGGATCAGCATCAATAAGGTTTCTCCCGATTTACTGGCAGTGGTGGCGCTAAGCTCCATCGATCCGACGCATGACACGGTGTATTTGTCGAACTATGCGATTCTCCGTGTGCTCGACAATGTGAAACGGTTGCGCGGAGTGGGCAATGCGGTGGTGTTCGGCTCCCAGAACTATTCGATGCGGCTGATTCTGGATCCCATCCGGATGGCCCAGCTCAGCTTGACGCCGACGGACATCGCCAACGTTGTGCGTGAGCAGAACCGGGATTTTCCGGCCGGAACGATCGGCCGTGAGCCGGCGTTGAAGGGCACCGAGCTCACCATTCCCGTCATCACGCAGGGCCGATTGACGGAGGTGAAGGAGTTCGAGGAGCTGATCGTCCGTGCCATGCCGAATGGATCGATGATCCACCTCAAGGACGTAGCCCGCGTTGAACTGGGTGCACAATCCTATACGCTGGAAGGGCGTTGGAACGGCAAACCGAACGTGTTTTTGCTGACGTTCCTGTCGCCCGGTGCCAATGCGCTCGAAACGGTGAAGCGGGTTCGGGCTGAACTGGCCGAGGTGTCTAAGAGTTTTCCCACGGGCGTGTCCTACGATATTCCTTACGACACGACACGCTTCATCGATGTCTCCATCAAAGAAGTGGTGAAGACGCTGGCTGAAGCGATGGTGCTCGTCATTCTGGTGGTCTATCTCTTCCTCCAGAGTTGGCGCGCGACCTTGATTCCCGGCGTGGCGGTGCCGGTCTCCCTCGTCGGCACCTTTGCCGGGATGCAGGCCTTGGGTTTCTCGATCAATACCTTGACCCTGTTCGGCATGGTGCTGGCGATCGGTATCGTGGTGGATGATGCGATTGTCGTCGTGGAAAATTGCGAACGGCACATGACGCAGGGGCGGCTTTCTGCGAAGAATGCCGCCAAGCGGGCGATGGAAGAGGTGACGGGGCCGGTCATTGCGATTGTGTTGGTGTTGTGCGCGGTGTTTGTGCCGGTCGGATTCTTGGGTGGCATTACCGGCGAGTTGTATAAGCAGTTCGCGATTACGATTTCGATCGCAGTCATTATCTCCGGGTTTGTCGCGTTGACCCTCAGTCCCGCGCTCTGTGCTCTCGTTCTGAAGCCCGGTGAGGAGCAGCACCATGGAATTTTTGGCCTCTTCAATCGATTCTTTTCGTGGATGCAGTTGCGGTATATCTCGACGGTCGGCCTTGCGCTGACTCGACGTGTCTTGTCGGTGGCGGTGTTCGCAGTCCTGTTGATCGGTGTGTTCATGTTGTTCAGGGTCATTCCGAGCAGTTTCCTGCCGGAGGAAGACCAGGGCTACTTCATCACCATCGTGCAGCTGCCCGATGGCGCCTCCAAGCAGCGGACGGATGCAGTACTGAGCAAGATCGAGAGCTATTTCCTGGCCAGCCCGGTCATCCATTCAACCGATGCCCTGTCCGGTCAGAACTTCGTCTTCAATACGCGGGGGCCGAATGCCGCCACGATGTTCGTGCCGTTGAAACATTGGGACGAGCGCACGGCTCCGCAGCACCATGTGAAATCTATTATCGGCGCGGCCTACGGAGAATTTGCCAAGATTCCCGAGGCGCTCATTCTGGCGTTCAATGCGCCTTCTATTCGAGGGCTCGGCGCTACGGGTGGGTTTACTCTTCAGCTTCAGGATCCGAGCAGCGGGGATTTCAATAAGTTCTCCGCCGCCGCCCAGGAGTTCGTCGGCAAGGCACGGCAGAATCCGGCAATCGGCGCGATCGGCACGAGCTTTCGCGTCAGTGCGCCGCGCATTCTTGCGACGGTGAATCGCGAGCGGGCGAAGGCGCTGGGTGTGCCGATCTCAGAAGTGTTCGATACGATGCAGGCGTATTTCGGTAATTTCTACATCAACGACTTCATCAAGTTCGGTCGCGTCTTCCGGGTGCAGACCGAGGCCGATGCGCAGTATCGATCCACGCCGGAGGATATTTCGAAGATTTATGTACGGGCGAGTGGCCCTCAGGGTACCACCATGATTCCATTGGACACCGTGGTGAGCACGGAGTTCACGAGCGGTCCCGATCCTGTGACGCACTTCAATGGCTACAATACCGCGCTGGTGTTGGGGGCGGCAGCCCCTGGATTCAGTTCAGGCCAGGTGCTGGATGCGCTCGAACAAGTGGCGAAAGAGGTGCTGGTTCCGCAGGGATACGGGATCGATTGGAGCGGCATTTCCTATCAGGAGCGTATGGTCGGCAGTCAGTCGCTCTATGCATTCGCATTCGGGTTGCTGATGGTGTTCCTGGTGCTGGCTGCCCAGTATGAAAGCTGGGTGGTGCCGTTTGCGGTGATTCTGGCGGTGCCGATCGGTCTCTTCGGCGCGCTCAGCGCCGTTTGGCTCAAGGGCATGACCAACGATATCTACTTCCAGATCGGACTCGTGACACTGATCGGACTCTCGGCGAAAAACGCGATTCTCATCGTGGAATTTGCGAACAAACGGTTCGAGGAAGGCCATCCGTTGCTGGAAGCGACGATCGAGGCGGCGAAGCTCCGGTTTCGTCCGATTGTCATGACGTCGATGGCATTCATTCTCGGCGTGGTACCTCTGGTCATTGCCACGGGCGCCGGCGCTGCCAGCCGAAACTCCATCGGCACCGGGGTGTTCGGCGGGATGCTGGCCGCCACCTTTCTGGCTATCTTTTTCGTGCCGTTATTCTTTGTGCTGATCCGCTCGTTGAGTCGCCGCTTGAAAAAGCCGACTCCTCCGGCACAGGATGCACCGGACGATCCCGAAAAGGAGCGCGACTATCAACATGCGTAG
- a CDS encoding efflux transporter outer membrane subunit, whose amino-acid sequence MRRLALVLSSILLTACAVGPDFTKPDATTPDAFRMAEAGGNAASIANTPWWELLKDQELQKLIRTALEENKDLQRAAAAVEEFQARLFIAKTDFAPQMNVTSNAPLFGRKTNFLFPGFPNPFNYYLQGNLSWEIDIWGRIRRSNEAARGDLLSREESRRAIVLQLVSGVAEAYFELLQFDMQLDIARRTLKSWEESVRIAQARLRQGMISKLDADQFEAERANAAAKAAEFERQKVQKENQLSVLLGRNPGRIARGHSLTEQVMPPDVPPGLPSELLQRRPDILQAEQDLAAATARIGMAKADRFPKLSITGILGVASPHLSRLVANETAFGVAGPGFAGPLLNAQILGFQQKAAEAQARQAVAQYEQSVLVAFKEVEDSLVAVSTVREQRTAQLQQVDALRSALSLANLRYKGGLANYLDVLIAQRNLFEAELALMGTHRLHLVSIVQLYKALGGGWTPEGQPPVQALPVVSTQETR is encoded by the coding sequence ATGCGTAGACTGGCCCTGGTTCTTTCCTCGATCCTTCTGACGGCTTGTGCTGTTGGCCCAGACTTCACCAAACCTGACGCGACGACTCCGGATGCCTTCCGCATGGCGGAGGCGGGTGGGAATGCTGCATCAATCGCGAATACACCCTGGTGGGAGCTGCTCAAGGATCAAGAGCTCCAAAAGCTGATTCGTACGGCACTGGAAGAAAATAAGGACCTCCAGCGCGCGGCGGCGGCGGTGGAGGAGTTCCAAGCCCGCCTGTTTATCGCTAAAACAGATTTTGCCCCGCAGATGAATGTCACGTCGAATGCGCCGCTGTTCGGTCGGAAGACCAATTTCTTGTTTCCCGGCTTCCCCAATCCCTTCAACTACTACCTCCAGGGAAATTTGTCCTGGGAGATCGACATCTGGGGACGTATTCGTCGATCCAATGAGGCCGCGCGTGGCGATCTGTTGTCACGGGAGGAGAGTCGGCGCGCGATTGTGTTGCAGTTGGTGAGTGGTGTCGCGGAGGCCTACTTTGAGCTGTTGCAGTTCGATATGCAACTCGACATTGCGCGGCGTACCCTCAAGTCCTGGGAGGAGTCCGTCAGGATCGCTCAGGCGCGATTGCGGCAGGGAATGATTTCCAAGCTCGATGCCGATCAATTCGAGGCCGAACGGGCTAATGCTGCGGCTAAGGCGGCGGAGTTCGAACGTCAGAAGGTACAGAAGGAAAATCAACTCAGTGTGCTGCTGGGACGGAATCCAGGCCGGATTGCCCGCGGGCATTCCTTGACGGAGCAAGTGATGCCGCCGGACGTGCCCCCCGGCCTTCCTTCTGAATTGTTGCAGCGGCGTCCTGACATTCTGCAGGCGGAGCAGGATCTTGCCGCCGCCACGGCTCGCATCGGGATGGCGAAAGCTGATCGCTTTCCGAAGCTCAGTATCACCGGCATCCTGGGTGTGGCGAGTCCGCATTTGTCCCGTTTAGTGGCCAATGAAACCGCGTTCGGTGTCGCGGGGCCAGGCTTCGCCGGACCATTGTTGAATGCTCAGATCCTCGGTTTCCAACAGAAAGCTGCCGAGGCGCAAGCGCGACAAGCCGTGGCTCAATATGAGCAGTCGGTGTTGGTCGCGTTCAAGGAGGTGGAGGATTCGCTGGTCGCAGTCAGCACGGTTCGTGAACAGCGCACGGCACAATTGCAGCAGGTCGACGCGTTGCGGTCTGCGCTGAGTCTTGCCAATCTTCGTTACAAGGGTGGCCTGGCAAATTACCTGGATGTGTTGATTGCGCAGCGCAATCTTTTTGAGGCTGAGTTGGCGCTGATGGGAACCCATCGGCTACATCTCGTCTCCATTGTGCAATTATATAAGGCGCTTGGCGGTGGCTGGACCCCGGAAGGGCAGCCGCCGGTTCAGGCTCTGCCGGTGGTCTCTACACAGGAAACGCGATAG
- a CDS encoding DUF2235 domain-containing protein — protein MSKRLILCFDGMWDLPPDPGRQLPSSCTPNTQTLHNSHRHLSPATNVLRLYHSILPRTEDGRAQQKWYDSGADIPWFYRFRPGSFGYGVDQTILHAYAYLAATYEPGDELFVYGFSRGAYTARSLVGLLTTAGLIPAGLLHTDLVKHVREVVSHPSPSTTTSTALRQCLHEMIIEPSHQALDDAYRLYRKGHGDILAGMPTSARRRGTLEVPITLLGLWETVGPLGIPTNALKWLNDHRYNFHDTELSSIVKQAYHALAIDEHRADHNATLWTSPACPGQTIEQRWFAGAHGDLGGAYPERDLADVALAWLQRHSMEKGLAIETRLVPLQPNALSPIHDSFSECFGRIRKWFHSRFYRPVMQTGTNTEVLDSSVHTRLIHTPHYRPKNEGLKSVLHFE, from the coding sequence GTGTCCAAACGATTGATTCTGTGCTTCGATGGCATGTGGGATTTACCTCCAGACCCTGGCAGGCAGTTGCCCTCATCGTGCACTCCCAACACACAAACCCTACATAACTCCCACCGTCATCTATCTCCGGCCACGAATGTACTGCGGCTCTACCATTCAATCCTCCCGCGGACGGAGGACGGACGTGCGCAACAGAAATGGTATGACTCCGGTGCCGACATTCCCTGGTTTTATCGGTTCCGGCCTGGCTCATTTGGGTATGGAGTGGATCAGACCATCCTTCACGCTTACGCCTACCTCGCCGCCACCTACGAGCCCGGTGATGAGCTGTTTGTCTATGGCTTCAGTCGAGGTGCGTATACCGCACGTTCTCTCGTCGGCCTGCTCACCACCGCCGGCCTCATTCCCGCCGGGCTTCTACATACCGATCTTGTCAAGCACGTGCGTGAGGTCGTCTCCCATCCGTCACCTTCGACTACAACATCCACTGCTCTTCGACAATGCCTACATGAGATGATTATTGAGCCCTCCCACCAGGCCCTCGACGATGCCTATCGCCTCTATCGTAAGGGTCACGGCGATATCCTTGCAGGAATGCCTACTTCCGCGAGACGGCGAGGAACACTGGAAGTTCCGATCACGCTACTCGGGTTGTGGGAAACCGTCGGCCCACTTGGAATTCCGACCAACGCCCTCAAATGGCTCAACGACCACCGCTATAATTTTCACGATACAGAACTGAGTTCGATCGTAAAACAGGCCTATCATGCACTCGCCATCGACGAACACCGCGCAGATCACAACGCGACACTGTGGACCTCACCGGCCTGCCCGGGGCAGACCATTGAACAACGCTGGTTCGCAGGGGCACACGGTGATCTCGGCGGGGCCTACCCGGAACGGGACTTGGCAGATGTCGCCTTGGCCTGGCTACAGCGGCACTCAATGGAAAAGGGATTGGCTATTGAAACCCGTTTGGTTCCGCTGCAGCCAAATGCGCTAAGTCCGATTCACGATTCGTTTAGCGAGTGTTTTGGAAGGATCCGGAAGTGGTTTCATTCACGATTCTATCGACCAGTCATGCAGACGGGAACGAATACCGAAGTGCTGGACAGCTCCGTCCATACACGCCTCATCCACACGCCCCATTATCGACCGAAAAACGAGGGATTGAAAAGCGTCTTACATTTTGAATGA